The following coding sequences are from one Paenibacillus sp. JDR-2 window:
- a CDS encoding carbohydrate ABC transporter permease codes for MSSKALRRNRLTGYTFLLPNILGFLIFICFPVCASFLISFTEWNGFGEIKFTGFSNYARLWSDDTFRISLINSLVMTAVSVPVTLMLAILAAVALNRGIKGVKLFRTAIFLPHITATIAVAVVWQLLYNPTMGPINGFLRSLGIAHPPAWLASTQWALISVIIVSIWHSIGYYMVLYLAGLQGIPKDLYEAAEIDGAGKVSQFRNITLPMLSPVIFFTVIMGIINSFKVFDLVYVLTKGGPGRSTHMLVYDIYDTAFKRYEYGYASAMAYVLFAIILVITLIQFRGQKRWVNYS; via the coding sequence ATGTCGAGTAAAGCGCTAAGGCGTAATCGTTTGACAGGGTATACGTTTTTACTTCCCAACATTCTGGGGTTCTTAATCTTTATCTGCTTCCCGGTCTGCGCATCCTTCCTGATAAGCTTTACCGAATGGAACGGTTTTGGCGAAATCAAATTTACCGGATTTTCAAACTACGCGCGTCTCTGGAGCGATGACACGTTTCGGATCTCCTTGATTAACAGCTTGGTTATGACGGCGGTCTCCGTACCCGTTACGTTGATGCTCGCCATCTTGGCTGCAGTCGCCCTTAACAGAGGGATTAAAGGCGTTAAGTTGTTTAGAACAGCCATTTTCCTGCCTCACATTACAGCCACCATTGCCGTAGCCGTCGTGTGGCAGCTGCTCTATAACCCGACCATGGGACCGATAAACGGATTCCTGAGAAGTCTCGGCATTGCTCATCCTCCCGCCTGGCTTGCGTCAACGCAATGGGCGCTCATATCCGTCATTATCGTCAGTATCTGGCACTCCATTGGTTATTACATGGTCTTGTATTTGGCGGGCTTGCAAGGAATTCCGAAGGATCTCTATGAAGCGGCGGAAATTGACGGCGCGGGCAAGGTATCCCAGTTCCGCAACATTACCCTGCCGATGCTGTCGCCGGTTATTTTCTTCACGGTTATTATGGGCATTATCAACTCGTTCAAGGTATTCGACCTGGTCTATGTCTTGACCAAGGGAGGACCGGGCCGTTCAACGCATATGCTTGTATACGATATTTACGATACGGCCTTCAAACGTTACGAATATGGCTATGCCTCTGCCATGGCCTATGTCCTATTTGCGATCATCCTCGTTATTACGCTGATTCAATTTAGAGGGCAAAAACGATGGGTGAACTATTCCTAA
- a CDS encoding ABC transporter substrate-binding protein has translation MRKSLKLAATGSLLMGLLAGCGSNGQTADNNSTASSSQDKTEVVHLKATVLQDDLETFKAAYAEFSKENPNIQVEFATIPQAQYYEKLRMQLSSGDNIDLFGGNMDVFLDTGILEPLDDYIKQENVDVSGYGPLYDSLKVNGKVYGLPYRKSNWMLYYNKTLFDQAGVAYPKDDMTWSEFRDLAKQMTKGEGANKIYGAFLQPWAQTWYMQGVQTGASIIDKDLTPFKEGLQFRMDLEKDGSIMGWAEQISTSAHYNSAFQKGNVAMNLIGDWHVAQLRQAEAEKKIDFDWDVVPIPHPDGVAANTSLATPVSLMVNKDSKHKEEAFKVLQFMSGAKGAEQFAARGFLTGYMNDDIRKIYIGDGSLKPKNIHYFVEQKEYPEYPLLPGVKNILVQGVYLQEGELALTGAQSAEQAIDKIGQRIASEWADKYADDYKSGK, from the coding sequence ATGAGGAAAAGTTTAAAGCTTGCTGCAACTGGCTCATTATTGATGGGGTTGCTGGCCGGCTGCGGTTCTAACGGGCAGACAGCGGACAATAACAGCACAGCTTCTTCTTCGCAAGATAAGACGGAGGTCGTTCACTTGAAGGCCACGGTCCTCCAGGATGATTTGGAAACGTTTAAGGCCGCTTACGCGGAGTTCAGCAAGGAAAATCCTAATATTCAAGTCGAATTCGCGACTATACCGCAAGCGCAATATTACGAAAAGCTTCGCATGCAGCTCTCCTCCGGGGACAATATCGATTTGTTCGGCGGCAACATGGACGTGTTCCTGGACACGGGCATTCTGGAGCCGCTCGATGATTATATCAAGCAAGAAAACGTCGACGTCTCCGGGTACGGCCCGCTGTACGACTCCTTGAAAGTAAACGGCAAAGTATACGGACTTCCTTACCGGAAATCCAACTGGATGTTGTACTACAACAAAACGCTATTCGATCAGGCGGGCGTCGCCTATCCGAAAGACGATATGACCTGGAGCGAATTCCGCGACCTGGCCAAACAAATGACCAAAGGCGAAGGGGCGAATAAAATTTACGGCGCGTTCCTGCAGCCTTGGGCGCAAACCTGGTATATGCAGGGCGTTCAGACCGGCGCTTCCATTATCGACAAGGATTTAACGCCGTTTAAGGAAGGACTGCAATTCAGAATGGATCTGGAAAAGGACGGCTCCATTATGGGTTGGGCGGAGCAAATCTCGACCTCGGCTCATTACAACTCCGCCTTCCAGAAAGGCAATGTCGCGATGAACCTGATCGGGGACTGGCATGTCGCTCAGCTTAGACAAGCCGAGGCGGAGAAAAAGATCGACTTCGATTGGGATGTTGTGCCGATCCCGCATCCAGATGGGGTGGCTGCCAATACAAGCCTGGCTACTCCGGTATCTCTGATGGTAAATAAAGATTCCAAGCATAAAGAAGAGGCCTTTAAAGTGCTTCAATTCATGAGCGGCGCGAAAGGCGCGGAGCAGTTTGCGGCTAGAGGATTCCTCACCGGCTACATGAACGACGATATTCGCAAGATCTACATTGGCGACGGAAGCTTGAAGCCCAAAAACATTCACTACTTCGTTGAGCAAAAGGAATATCCGGAATATCCGCTGCTGCCGGGCGTAAAAAACATTCTTGTGCAAGGCGTGTACTTGCAAGAAGGGGAGCTGGCCTTAACGGGTGCCCAATCGGCCGAACAGGCCATCGACAAGATTGGTCAGCGCATAGCCTCCGAATGGGCTGATAAATACGCCGACGATTACAAATCCGGAAAATAA
- a CDS encoding sensor histidine kinase — MLFITLLLLIFTILFTYKKLNHASTRFMYGIIIGWVLSFISFTLYLSKFNYYFNVIHSFFDFSPGTWNYLVLTQFNPNWLIRILNIGVGLFYCSLLGFAIAFTHSLGPKSQRIGYACILFYFAIQTVYFDPSFQISLSNEPHHPLVFNGIETVLKGLRYLILFVAFGLLLNYYLNYPKIRFIKNLTLYHVLLFIPLVVIHLFVFSWAPKVLVRATYLKGYYNYLQPPLSYQSILLPVFPYAIYLILFLMIYLVYKFNSIENYRKNRDIQINKSIDTATLGTRAFTHALKNHLIGIQSEAAYLKKRHQADHESSYSLDLILESSHAALNSINEAAEKLKNINLNLQPLSIDLPIQQAVARLSELNVRCKVEAAPSLSPANCYIDSNHLSEAIYNLLLNASESLQFREDGHIAIESSRQNGWALIRISDNGPGIADEHLETIFDPFFTTKASVNNWGIGLSYCHKIILGHDGKIVVDSKKEAGTTFTVFLPII; from the coding sequence TTGCTGTTCATTACGCTCTTACTGCTCATCTTCACGATTTTGTTTACGTATAAAAAGCTTAATCACGCCTCGACCCGCTTCATGTACGGAATTATTATCGGTTGGGTGCTTTCTTTCATCTCATTCACCTTGTACCTTAGTAAATTCAATTATTACTTTAATGTCATTCACAGCTTCTTTGACTTCAGTCCCGGGACCTGGAACTATCTTGTATTAACCCAATTCAATCCGAACTGGCTTATCCGTATTCTGAATATCGGCGTCGGACTCTTCTACTGCTCATTGCTAGGCTTTGCCATAGCCTTTACGCATAGCCTTGGCCCAAAGAGCCAAAGAATCGGTTACGCGTGCATTCTGTTCTATTTTGCAATTCAAACCGTCTATTTTGACCCTTCCTTTCAAATCTCTTTGAGTAACGAACCTCATCATCCGCTAGTGTTTAATGGGATAGAAACCGTCTTAAAAGGCCTTCGCTACCTCATACTTTTTGTTGCTTTTGGCTTGCTGCTCAATTATTATTTGAATTATCCGAAAATTAGGTTCATCAAAAATCTGACCTTATATCATGTTCTGCTCTTTATTCCGCTTGTCGTCATCCATCTGTTTGTTTTCTCATGGGCCCCGAAAGTATTGGTGAGAGCCACCTATCTGAAAGGGTATTATAACTATTTGCAGCCGCCGCTAAGCTATCAATCCATTCTTCTTCCGGTGTTTCCGTATGCGATTTATTTGATTCTATTCTTGATGATCTATCTGGTCTATAAGTTTAATTCGATAGAGAATTACCGCAAAAACCGCGATATTCAAATCAACAAAAGCATTGATACGGCCACTCTCGGTACGCGTGCTTTTACCCATGCCCTGAAGAATCACTTGATTGGCATCCAATCTGAAGCGGCTTATCTAAAAAAGCGCCATCAAGCGGATCACGAGTCCTCATATAGCCTTGATTTGATCCTCGAATCTTCTCATGCGGCGTTAAACAGCATCAACGAAGCCGCTGAAAAATTAAAAAATATAAACTTGAATTTGCAGCCGCTGTCTATCGACCTGCCGATACAACAAGCGGTTGCCCGGCTATCCGAGCTGAATGTCCGCTGCAAGGTGGAAGCTGCGCCAAGCCTGTCGCCGGCTAATTGCTACATAGATTCCAACCATTTGAGCGAAGCCATCTATAATCTGCTTCTTAATGCCAGCGAATCCTTGCAATTCCGGGAGGACGGCCATATCGCTATCGAAAGCAGCCGGCAGAACGGCTGGGCGCTTATCCGGATTTCAGATAATGGTCCCGGCATCGCGGACGAGCATTTGGAGACGATCTTTGATCCTTTCTTCACCACGAAAGCTTCGGTAAACAACTGGGGAATCGGCTTGTCCTATTGCCATAAAATCATCCTGGGACATGACGGCAAGATTGTAGTAGACAGCAAAAAAGAGGCTGGAACAACCTTTACGGTGTTCTTGCCGATCATTTAG
- a CDS encoding DUF2812 domain-containing protein has translation MSDKLIKRHRLTMSWNFEREEQWLNDMSRDGLHFKKASMASSFFAKDESVRYTYRLDYQTGQTLGSSKFQEYIDLYQDAGWEYVSSYGSLWHYFRRGWQPGDEPQLYTDRDSLIQLYKRLQGVMAVMMLVNLVIMLVNMLNLRNLFSDRLWTVGVPLLVLYLFLFGVLGYGCWRMQKKVNGLKL, from the coding sequence ATGAGCGACAAGCTGATTAAGCGGCATCGGCTGACGATGAGCTGGAACTTTGAGAGGGAAGAGCAGTGGCTTAACGATATGTCCCGTGACGGGCTGCATTTCAAGAAGGCGAGTATGGCAAGCAGCTTCTTCGCAAAGGATGAATCGGTCCGGTATACGTACAGACTGGATTACCAGACGGGGCAAACGCTTGGAAGCAGCAAGTTTCAGGAGTATATTGATTTGTATCAGGACGCAGGCTGGGAATATGTCAGCTCTTACGGCTCGCTCTGGCATTATTTTCGCAGGGGATGGCAGCCCGGGGATGAGCCTCAGCTCTATACGGACCGAGACTCATTGATTCAGTTGTACAAAAGATTGCAAGGGGTTATGGCCGTTATGATGCTCGTTAACCTGGTCATTATGCTTGTTAATATGCTTAATCTGAGGAATCTCTTTAGCGACAGGTTATGGACGGTAGGCGTACCGCTGCTGGTCCTTTATCTATTCCTGTTCGGCGTGTTGGGGTATGGCTGCTGGAGGATGCAGAAGAAAGTAAACGGACTTAAACTTTAA
- a CDS encoding carbohydrate ABC transporter permease, whose product MSTRVEASQTMITIARRQQFGQWFRKTALYAVVTAVALSMVVPFLWMLSASVKSEAEIFSFPIQWIPSHFFWSNYSKVWTELPFFTYYLNTIKIAVLTTLLQIITCSTAAYAFAKVKFPERDKLFFLYVATMMVPYQVMMIPQFVLIKKIGLMDSHWSLILLGAFSPFGVFLFRQFFMSIPEELSEAARIDGLSEFGIYARIILPLIRPAIASLTIFTFMHSWNDFLGPLIYLNSDSLFTLQLGMQHFQTEHATEYGPLMAAAVCAIIPTIVIYFLAQDHFVEGISAGAVKG is encoded by the coding sequence ATGAGCACGCGAGTAGAAGCAAGTCAGACAATGATCACAATAGCAAGGCGTCAGCAATTTGGACAATGGTTTAGAAAAACAGCGCTATACGCCGTTGTTACGGCCGTAGCCCTGTCGATGGTCGTTCCTTTCCTGTGGATGCTTTCCGCATCGGTGAAGTCGGAGGCGGAAATATTCAGTTTTCCGATTCAGTGGATTCCAAGCCATTTTTTCTGGTCGAATTACAGCAAGGTATGGACGGAACTGCCGTTCTTCACTTATTACCTCAATACGATAAAAATCGCCGTGCTAACCACGCTGCTGCAGATCATTACATGCTCGACGGCTGCGTATGCCTTTGCCAAAGTGAAGTTTCCGGAACGCGATAAGCTGTTCTTCTTATATGTAGCAACGATGATGGTGCCTTATCAGGTCATGATGATTCCTCAGTTTGTATTAATCAAGAAGATCGGACTAATGGATTCGCATTGGTCGCTTATTCTGCTCGGAGCTTTTAGTCCGTTTGGCGTTTTTCTGTTCAGACAGTTTTTTATGTCCATTCCGGAAGAACTCTCGGAGGCGGCCAGAATCGATGGACTAAGTGAATTTGGCATATACGCGCGTATTATTCTTCCTTTGATTAGGCCCGCGATTGCCAGCTTGACGATCTTTACCTTCATGCACTCCTGGAACGACTTTCTTGGTCCGTTGATCTATCTGAATTCGGACAGCCTATTTACCCTCCAGCTCGGCATGCAGCATTTTCAAACCGAGCACGCAACGGAATACGGGCCGTTAATGGCGGCGGCGGTTTGCGCGATTATACCAACGATCGTCATTTACTTTTTGGCCCAGGATCATTTCGTAGAGGGTATTTCCGCTGGCGCGGTTAAAGGGTGA
- a CDS encoding response regulator transcription factor, translated as MTQQTIRILIADDMEAHLRRLERTFAGHDEFTCVARASSGHDALLLAGLHQPDVILMDIEMESQYAGIQAAKLINEKYPHMKIIVLTVHKDENFIFAAFQTGITDYLLKNAADIEVLDAVRAAYMNASPIRPMIAEKIREEFARVKRAENSLINIIQIISELTPSELQVLRLLCEGKKRRQIAEERCVEYETIKKQINSILRKFQMPDSAMVIQTINDLRIFEVMKKL; from the coding sequence ATGACACAACAAACCATCCGTATTCTCATCGCCGATGACATGGAAGCCCATCTTCGAAGGCTGGAAAGAACCTTCGCAGGACATGATGAATTTACTTGCGTGGCGCGTGCTTCCTCTGGACATGATGCGCTCCTCCTGGCCGGCCTGCACCAACCCGATGTCATTCTAATGGATATCGAGATGGAATCCCAATATGCGGGTATTCAAGCAGCGAAATTAATCAACGAGAAATACCCGCACATGAAAATTATCGTCCTCACCGTTCACAAGGATGAAAATTTTATTTTTGCAGCTTTCCAAACCGGCATTACCGATTATTTATTAAAAAACGCTGCCGACATCGAGGTTCTGGACGCCGTCCGCGCAGCCTACATGAATGCCTCTCCCATCCGACCTATGATCGCCGAGAAAATCCGCGAGGAATTTGCGCGAGTGAAACGGGCCGAGAACAGCCTGATCAATATTATTCAGATCATTTCCGAGCTTACGCCTAGCGAGCTCCAGGTTCTAAGGCTGTTATGCGAAGGCAAGAAACGGAGGCAAATCGCGGAGGAACGCTGCGTCGAATACGAAACGATAAAGAAACAGATTAATTCCATTCTGCGAAAATTCCAAATGCCCGATTCGGCAATGGTGATTCAAACGATTAACGACCTTCGCATATTCGAGGTTATGAAAAAGCTCTAA
- a CDS encoding effector binding domain-containing protein, with product MEHYTRIQYAITFIEEQLQEALSLEAIAIRAGFSLYHFQRLFHAITGFTVQEYIRKRRLSRAAEELRVTRHTVLDISVSYQYGSQEAFTRAFAGYFGMAPAQYRKHQPLLALRLPIDLVALTANIRGGLTMYKPDIIERPATRIIGYNYPTNLNNERYFEEIPGFYAHFGNHEYFMRIPNKARPAFAYGIPHGYGEDGAFSFLIGEEVTSFAEVEEGFACLELPSGKYAAFRNGTMPEIGQNAWKYIYGTWLPNSNYERGEGPDFEVTDVLNSTPQKISMTIYIPIR from the coding sequence CGATTACCTTTATAGAAGAACAGCTGCAGGAAGCCCTTAGCTTGGAGGCGATTGCAATCCGGGCGGGATTTTCGCTGTACCATTTTCAAAGGCTATTCCATGCCATTACGGGCTTTACGGTGCAGGAATACATTCGGAAGAGAAGGTTAAGCAGGGCTGCCGAAGAGCTGCGGGTTACCCGCCACACGGTGCTTGATATCTCGGTGTCTTACCAATACGGCTCGCAGGAGGCGTTTACCCGTGCCTTTGCCGGTTATTTCGGCATGGCTCCGGCACAGTACAGGAAGCATCAGCCGCTGCTTGCCTTGCGGCTCCCCATTGATCTCGTCGCATTAACGGCTAATATCCGAGGAGGATTAACGATGTACAAACCGGACATCATTGAACGGCCAGCGACTCGTATTATCGGTTATAACTACCCGACCAATCTGAACAACGAGCGGTATTTCGAGGAGATTCCGGGATTCTATGCGCACTTTGGCAATCATGAATACTTTATGCGCATCCCTAACAAAGCGCGGCCGGCTTTTGCTTACGGCATCCCCCATGGTTACGGCGAGGACGGTGCTTTTTCGTTCCTTATAGGCGAGGAGGTCACTTCATTTGCGGAGGTAGAGGAGGGCTTCGCCTGCCTTGAGCTTCCTTCCGGCAAATACGCGGCTTTCCGCAACGGAACTATGCCCGAAATTGGACAAAACGCATGGAAATACATCTATGGAACCTGGCTGCCTAACAGCAATTATGAGCGGGGAGAGGGACCGGACTTTGAAGTGACGGATGTTCTGAACTCCACGCCGCAGAAAATCAGCATGACCATTTATATCCCGATTCGCTAA
- a CDS encoding phosphotransferase family protein — protein MENANKYRLNDKEIETIVREAFGQAYISASELTDGWANMAYSIVLGDGRKTVLKIAPSADKLVMRYEKNMMRTEVEAMRLVADTPGLPAPRVYAYDASCSIIPAEYFFMEYVEGTALNKVRDSLSLEEREAIARELGGYSRSINAYKNSFFGSLQPEGRRKDNWAEAFEGMMADVLADGKDAGVELPMSYAEIEKEVLRYRELLGVVKEASLIHWDLWDGNLFVQEGSISGLIDFERAFWGDPLSEFYFGRFAKNTLGAFCEGYGITGLTESEQRRRVLYDFYLDLIMVIECTYRKYESKDHIKWAYENFAEGYKQLQSL, from the coding sequence ATGGAAAATGCGAACAAGTACAGGTTGAATGACAAGGAGATCGAAACGATCGTACGGGAGGCTTTTGGGCAGGCTTATATTTCGGCAAGCGAGCTAACGGACGGCTGGGCCAACATGGCTTACTCGATTGTGCTGGGGGATGGAAGGAAGACCGTCCTGAAGATTGCGCCATCCGCGGATAAGCTGGTCATGCGTTACGAGAAGAACATGATGCGGACGGAAGTAGAAGCCATGCGCCTCGTCGCGGATACGCCAGGACTGCCTGCTCCGCGTGTTTATGCGTACGATGCTTCTTGCTCGATCATCCCGGCGGAGTATTTTTTCATGGAATACGTAGAAGGAACAGCCCTGAATAAAGTTAGGGACTCTCTCTCATTGGAGGAGCGGGAGGCCATCGCACGCGAGCTTGGCGGCTACAGCCGTTCCATTAATGCCTATAAGAACAGCTTCTTTGGGTCGCTTCAACCGGAGGGCCGCAGGAAGGATAACTGGGCGGAAGCGTTTGAGGGCATGATGGCGGATGTGCTGGCAGACGGCAAGGATGCAGGCGTCGAGCTGCCGATGTCCTATGCGGAAATCGAGAAGGAAGTGCTTCGCTACAGAGAACTGCTGGGAGTGGTTAAGGAAGCTTCGCTTATCCATTGGGATTTGTGGGACGGCAACCTATTTGTTCAAGAAGGAAGCATTTCCGGACTGATCGACTTCGAGCGCGCCTTTTGGGGCGATCCGCTCAGCGAATTTTATTTCGGACGGTTCGCGAAGAATACTTTGGGCGCGTTCTGCGAGGGATATGGCATCACTGGTTTAACCGAGTCCGAGCAGAGGAGACGCGTGTTGTACGATTTTTATCTCGATCTCATCATGGTCATTGAATGCACTTACCGCAAATACGAAAGCAAGGATCATATCAAGTGGGCTTACGAGAATTTTGCAGAGGGTTATAAGCAGCTGCAGAGCTTGTAA
- a CDS encoding sulfatase → MKPNIVYIFADQWRKQAAGFMGEDQVLTPNIDRFARESLVFNHALSCTPLCSPHRAALMTGRYPQSNGVYTNCKNGADIMLSPDEICIGDVLKGAGYQTGYIGKWHLDLPEQNHCPEPESGAREWDAYTPPGPKRHGFDFWYSYGAYDHHLRPHYWRDSPEMVQIEQWSLEHETDVALDYIREKGSGGNMEPFALFLSWNPPHSPFELVPELYKEIYRGREINLRPNVRWERLEAHTGETFESGEEALLRYTRDYFAAVSGMDEQFGRIWREIQELGISEDTLIVLSSDHGELMGSHGLMAKHSWHEESIGIPCVMNWEGKIKQGDTDMLFNSIDIMPTLLGLAGLPVPASVEGLDLSGDILGNRRTEISSAFICAFPGRKDAIESYSALGLDNRKYGWRGIRTQEYTYVVHKGYTPGEGTQRIFYDLKKDPYQLHPLLLKELPQTEILLALEEELQRWLDRIEDSFELNESK, encoded by the coding sequence ATGAAGCCAAACATCGTTTATATATTTGCAGATCAATGGCGCAAGCAGGCTGCCGGGTTTATGGGCGAGGATCAGGTGCTTACGCCGAATATCGACCGTTTTGCGCGGGAGAGTCTGGTATTTAACCATGCGCTCTCTTGTACGCCGCTTTGCTCTCCGCATCGTGCAGCGCTTATGACGGGTAGGTATCCGCAATCCAATGGGGTCTATACAAACTGCAAGAACGGAGCGGATATCATGCTAAGCCCGGATGAAATCTGCATTGGCGATGTATTGAAGGGAGCAGGTTATCAGACCGGTTATATCGGAAAATGGCATTTGGACTTGCCCGAGCAGAATCATTGTCCGGAGCCGGAGTCCGGCGCACGGGAGTGGGATGCCTATACTCCGCCGGGGCCGAAGCGGCACGGCTTTGATTTCTGGTATTCCTACGGTGCCTATGATCACCATCTGAGGCCGCACTACTGGAGAGATTCGCCCGAGATGGTGCAGATTGAACAATGGTCGCTAGAGCATGAGACTGATGTAGCGCTGGATTATATCCGGGAAAAAGGGAGCGGCGGCAATATGGAACCCTTTGCTCTATTCCTCTCCTGGAATCCACCTCATAGCCCTTTTGAGCTTGTACCCGAGCTCTACAAAGAGATATACAGAGGACGGGAAATAAACCTGCGCCCTAATGTCCGTTGGGAACGGCTTGAAGCTCATACCGGAGAGACCTTTGAGAGCGGAGAAGAAGCGCTGCTCCGGTATACAAGGGATTACTTCGCAGCGGTGTCCGGCATGGATGAGCAATTCGGCCGCATTTGGCGGGAAATTCAGGAGTTGGGAATTTCCGAGGATACGTTAATTGTCCTTTCTTCGGATCATGGCGAGCTTATGGGGTCGCATGGTTTAATGGCGAAGCATTCCTGGCATGAGGAATCGATTGGTATCCCTTGCGTAATGAACTGGGAGGGTAAGATTAAGCAGGGCGACACGGATATGTTATTTAACAGCATAGATATTATGCCGACGCTGCTTGGACTTGCAGGGCTTCCCGTCCCTGCTTCCGTGGAAGGATTGGATCTATCCGGCGATATTCTCGGAAACCGGCGGACGGAGATTTCATCGGCGTTTATTTGCGCTTTCCCGGGGAGAAAAGATGCGATCGAAAGTTACTCCGCCTTGGGGCTGGATAACCGGAAATACGGATGGCGAGGCATTCGTACACAGGAGTATACCTACGTGGTTCATAAAGGCTATACGCCTGGCGAAGGAACGCAGCGCATCTTCTACGACCTCAAGAAGGATCCGTACCAACTTCATCCTCTTCTATTGAAGGAACTTCCGCAAACGGAAATTTTGCTTGCGCTGGAAGAAGAGCTGCAACGATGGTTAGACCGTATAGAGGACTCTTTTGAATTAAATGAATCTAAGTAG
- a CDS encoding aldo/keto reductase → MRKKQLGGSELYVGEIGLGCMSLGTDEEKAISLVHEALERGVTLLDTADLYDSGRNEELVGKAIRGRREQVVLATKVGNRRMAGQEGWAWDPSKDYILSAVKESLRRLGTDYIDLYQLHGGTIEDPIDETIEAFEQLKREGVIREYGISSIRPNVVREYASRSSIVSVMNQYSIVDRRAEETVLPLLEEKGLSLIARGPVASGALAANRQPSKGALDYELDELLELRRQLAQLTSEGRSLSQLAIRYSLSHPAVAVAIPGASSREQLLQNISAADLSPLTDEEIQLIRRLSKAGVYKVHR, encoded by the coding sequence ATGAGAAAAAAGCAATTAGGCGGTTCGGAATTATACGTAGGGGAGATTGGACTTGGCTGCATGTCGCTGGGCACGGATGAAGAGAAGGCCATTTCCCTTGTTCATGAAGCCCTGGAGCGGGGAGTTACTCTGCTGGATACAGCCGATCTGTATGACAGCGGCCGGAACGAAGAGCTTGTCGGCAAAGCCATCCGAGGACGCCGTGAGCAGGTGGTGCTGGCTACCAAGGTCGGCAACCGGAGAATGGCGGGGCAGGAGGGCTGGGCGTGGGATCCGTCGAAGGATTATATCTTATCCGCGGTGAAAGAAAGCCTTAGACGGCTGGGAACGGACTATATCGATCTGTACCAGCTGCACGGCGGGACGATCGAAGATCCGATTGACGAGACAATCGAAGCGTTCGAGCAATTGAAGCGGGAGGGCGTAATCCGGGAATACGGAATTTCGTCCATTCGTCCGAATGTCGTTCGGGAATATGCATCGCGTTCTTCCATCGTAAGCGTAATGAATCAATACAGCATCGTGGACCGACGCGCAGAGGAAACGGTGCTCCCGTTGCTGGAAGAAAAGGGGCTAAGCCTGATCGCGCGCGGACCTGTTGCAAGCGGCGCGCTTGCGGCAAACCGCCAGCCGTCCAAAGGCGCGCTGGACTATGAACTCGACGAGCTTCTCGAGCTTCGCCGGCAGCTGGCGCAGCTGACGTCTGAGGGACGGAGTCTTTCGCAGCTTGCGATTCGTTATTCTCTTAGCCATCCGGCAGTAGCCGTGGCGATTCCGGGAGCAAGCTCCCGTGAGCAGCTTCTGCAAAATATTTCTGCCGCGGATCTTTCGCCGTTGACGGACGAAGAAATACAGCTTATTCGCCGCTTAAGCAAAGCGGGCGTGTACAAGGTTCACCGCTAA
- a CDS encoding PadR family transcriptional regulator: MKEMLPLTEAFYYILIVLYTEPSHGYGIMQDTEKRSGGRVKLGAGTLYTALNTLLGKGLIEQYPVPEGADARRKMYAITENGKQVVEAEISRLEELLNVGRQALITKKG; the protein is encoded by the coding sequence ATGAAAGAGATGCTGCCGCTTACTGAAGCGTTTTATTATATCCTGATTGTTCTCTATACGGAGCCATCGCATGGATACGGCATTATGCAGGATACCGAGAAGAGGAGCGGCGGGCGCGTTAAGCTTGGTGCAGGCACTTTATATACGGCGCTTAATACCTTGCTGGGCAAAGGGCTAATTGAGCAATATCCCGTTCCGGAGGGAGCGGATGCGCGCCGCAAAATGTATGCCATTACCGAGAATGGCAAGCAGGTAGTCGAAGCGGAGATATCAAGACTGGAAGAGCTTCTGAACGTAGGGCGGCAAGCCCTGATTACGAAGAAAGGGTGA